A single region of the Pseudomonas mandelii genome encodes:
- a CDS encoding aminotransferase, producing MPLATLIHRASLPSPQVSAEQALELLEGHYGLSGRLHALGSQQDLNFRVDSDHGRFVLKICRGDYSALELQAQHAGLKQLGEHSGVHVPRVIPAINGAELLTLEVGGQAVHMRLLDYIEGQSLTHLDHLPGPVVAGFGRLCGEMDLALAAFEHPGLERTLQWDARHASALIGHLLPVIKDDTQRQLIADAAERAERHLLPLVDKLPVQAIHMDITDDNVVWQRDSQRQWQLQGVIDFGDLIRTWRITDLSVTCAALLHHADGDPFYILPAVQAYHAVNPLTHEELRALWPLIVARAAVLVLSGEQQVSIDPGNDYSRDNLSHEWEIFRVATSLPLELMEAAILTSVGQTLPSIGSEGFAPLLPSLVGREFALIDLGVLSPHFEAGNWEQEGVDQRLLTEAAAAHGLAASRYGQYRLSRTRPDSSGEPDTCPLHVELRVPNGTAVESPFAGVVHQPAAGVLQLDGPQLSVRLWGVTPSLHTGAALVKGQVLGAVSGPLIVQLCRGASFDAPLFCTPSRAPAWQALCPSPAALLGLACDAEAELDSQTLLARRDASFARTQKHYYVDPPRIERGWRNHLIDMQGRSYLDMLNNVAVLGHGHPRMAAVASRQWSLLNTNSRFNYAAVAEFSERLLKLSPEGMDRVFLVNSGSEANDLAIRLAWAYSGGRDMLSVLEAYHGWTVGADAVSTSIADNPQALSSRPDWVHPVIAPNTYRGEFRGPGSAPDYVRSVEHNLAKIAEQKRQLAGFICEPVYGNAGGISLPPGYLKQVYALVRAQGGVCIADEVQVGYGRMGHFFWGFEEQGVVPDIITMAKGMGNGQPLGAVITRREIAEALEAEGYFFSSAGGSPVSCQVGMAVLDVMEEEKLWENAQVVGGYFKERLEALIDIHPLVGAVHGSGFYLGVELIRNRETLEPATEETTALCDRLRELGIFMQPTGDYLNVLKIKPPMVTSRRSVDFFVDMLSKVLDEGL from the coding sequence ATGCCGCTCGCCACGTTGATTCACCGCGCCAGTTTGCCCAGCCCGCAAGTGTCTGCGGAGCAAGCGCTAGAGCTGCTGGAAGGGCATTACGGGCTGAGTGGAAGGTTGCACGCCCTGGGTAGCCAGCAGGACCTCAATTTTCGGGTCGACAGTGATCACGGGCGTTTCGTCCTGAAAATCTGCCGTGGCGACTATTCGGCGCTGGAGCTGCAAGCCCAACATGCCGGACTCAAGCAGTTGGGTGAACACTCCGGCGTGCATGTGCCGCGAGTGATTCCGGCAATAAACGGCGCTGAACTGCTCACGCTGGAAGTCGGGGGGCAGGCCGTGCATATGCGTCTGCTCGATTACATCGAAGGCCAGTCGCTGACGCACCTTGATCATTTGCCCGGTCCGGTGGTGGCCGGTTTCGGTCGGCTGTGCGGCGAAATGGACCTGGCGCTGGCTGCTTTCGAGCATCCGGGCCTTGAGCGCACGCTGCAGTGGGATGCCCGCCACGCCAGTGCGCTGATCGGCCATTTGCTGCCGGTGATCAAGGACGACACGCAACGCCAGTTGATCGCCGACGCGGCGGAACGAGCCGAGCGCCATTTGCTGCCGCTGGTGGACAAGCTGCCGGTGCAGGCGATTCACATGGACATCACCGACGACAACGTGGTCTGGCAGCGTGACTCGCAACGCCAATGGCAGTTGCAGGGCGTGATCGATTTCGGCGACCTGATCCGTACCTGGCGCATCACCGATCTGTCGGTCACTTGCGCGGCGTTGCTGCATCACGCCGATGGCGATCCTTTCTATATTTTGCCGGCGGTCCAGGCGTATCACGCCGTCAATCCGCTCACCCATGAAGAACTGCGGGCGCTGTGGCCGCTGATCGTTGCGCGCGCGGCGGTGCTGGTGCTCAGTGGCGAGCAGCAAGTCAGCATCGATCCGGGCAATGATTACAGCCGCGACAACCTGAGCCACGAGTGGGAGATCTTCCGCGTGGCCACGTCGCTGCCGCTGGAATTGATGGAAGCGGCGATTCTGACGTCGGTCGGCCAGACACTGCCGAGCATTGGCAGCGAAGGTTTCGCGCCGTTGCTGCCGAGCCTGGTGGGGCGTGAATTTGCCTTGATCGATCTGGGTGTGCTGAGCCCGCATTTTGAGGCGGGCAACTGGGAGCAAGAGGGGGTTGATCAGCGTTTGCTGACTGAGGCTGCGGCGGCTCACGGCTTGGCGGCCAGTCGTTATGGTCAATACCGGCTGTCCCGTACTCGTCCAGATAGCTCAGGCGAACCCGACACCTGCCCGTTGCACGTGGAGTTGCGAGTGCCAAACGGCACGGCGGTCGAATCGCCGTTTGCCGGCGTGGTCCATCAGCCGGCGGCGGGTGTGTTGCAACTGGACGGTCCGCAACTGAGCGTGCGGTTGTGGGGCGTGACGCCGTCGCTGCACACCGGCGCGGCGCTGGTCAAAGGTCAGGTGCTGGGTGCGGTCAGCGGGCCGTTGATTGTGCAGTTGTGCCGAGGCGCTTCGTTCGATGCGCCGTTGTTTTGCACGCCGTCTCGCGCACCGGCCTGGCAAGCGTTGTGCCCGTCACCGGCGGCGCTGCTGGGGCTGGCTTGCGATGCTGAAGCCGAGCTCGATTCGCAGACGTTGCTGGCGCGCCGTGACGCCAGTTTCGCGCGCACGCAGAAGCATTATTACGTCGACCCGCCGCGTATCGAGCGTGGCTGGCGCAATCACCTGATCGACATGCAGGGCCGCTCCTACCTCGACATGCTCAACAACGTCGCGGTGCTGGGCCACGGTCATCCGCGCATGGCGGCGGTCGCCAGCCGTCAGTGGTCGTTGCTCAATACCAACTCGCGCTTCAACTACGCGGCGGTGGCCGAGTTTTCCGAGCGCCTGCTGAAGCTGTCGCCGGAGGGCATGGACCGGGTGTTCCTGGTCAACAGCGGCAGCGAGGCCAATGACTTGGCGATCCGTCTGGCATGGGCCTACAGCGGCGGTCGCGACATGCTCAGCGTGCTGGAGGCTTATCACGGCTGGACAGTGGGCGCGGACGCGGTTTCGACCTCGATTGCCGACAACCCGCAAGCCTTGAGCAGCCGTCCCGATTGGGTGCATCCGGTGATCGCGCCGAATACCTATCGCGGCGAATTCCGTGGCCCAGGCAGCGCGCCGGACTACGTGCGCAGCGTCGAACACAACCTGGCGAAAATCGCTGAGCAGAAACGCCAGTTGGCCGGTTTCATCTGCGAACCGGTGTACGGCAATGCCGGCGGGATCTCGCTGCCGCCGGGTTATCTGAAACAGGTCTATGCGTTGGTTCGCGCCCAAGGCGGTGTGTGCATCGCCGATGAAGTGCAGGTCGGCTACGGGCGAATGGGTCACTTCTTCTGGGGCTTCGAGGAGCAAGGCGTGGTGCCGGACATCATCACGATGGCCAAAGGCATGGGTAACGGCCAGCCGTTGGGCGCGGTGATCACCCGCCGGGAAATCGCCGAGGCGCTGGAGGCCGAGGGTTACTTCTTCTCGTCGGCCGGTGGCAGTCCGGTCAGTTGCCAGGTCGGCATGGCGGTGCTGGACGTGATGGAGGAAGAAAAGCTCTGGGAAAACGCTCAGGTGGTGGGCGGGTATTTCAAGGAGCGGCTTGAAGCGCTGATCGATATTCATCCGTTGGTGGGCGCGGTGCATGGTTCCGGCTTCTATCTGGGTGTCGAGCTGATCCGCAACCGCGAGACCCTGGAGCCGGCGACCGAAGAAACCACGGCGCTGTGTGACCGGTTGCGGGAGTTGGGGATTTTCATGCAGCCGACAGGGGATTACCTGAACGTCCTCAAGATCAAACCGCCGATGGTGACCTCGCGCCGGAGTGTGGATTTCTTTGTCGACATGCTTTCGAAGGTGTTGGATGAAGGGTTGTAA
- the rfbB gene encoding dTDP-glucose 4,6-dehydratase has protein sequence MRILITGGAGFIGSALIRHLIRHTGHEVLNLDKLTYAGNLESLTSIATDTRYEFVQADIVDQATVSAVLARFQPHAIMHLAAESHVDRSIDGPSDFIQTNIVGTYSLLEATRAYWQTLAEPEKSAFRFHHISTDEVYGDLHGVDDLFTETTPYAPSSPYSASKAASDHLVRAWQRTYGLPVLLTNCSNNYGPFHFPEKLIPLVILNALAGKPLPVYGNGLQVRDWLFVEDHARALLKVVTEGVVGETYNIGGHNEQKNIDVVRGICALLEELAPNKPEGVAHFADLITFVQDRPGHDLRYAIDASKIERELGWVPEETFETGLRKTVQWYLDNLEWCRRVQDGSYQGERLGAINTKELLA, from the coding sequence ATGCGTATTCTCATCACCGGCGGTGCCGGTTTCATTGGCTCTGCCCTGATTCGCCACCTCATTCGGCACACCGGGCATGAAGTGCTCAACCTGGACAAACTGACCTACGCCGGCAATCTCGAGTCGCTGACCAGCATTGCCACCGACACCCGCTACGAATTCGTCCAGGCCGATATCGTCGACCAGGCCACCGTCAGTGCGGTACTGGCACGTTTCCAGCCTCACGCGATCATGCACCTGGCGGCAGAATCCCATGTCGACCGTTCTATTGACGGTCCGTCGGACTTCATCCAGACCAATATCGTCGGCACCTACAGCCTGCTCGAGGCCACTCGCGCCTACTGGCAGACGCTGGCCGAGCCGGAAAAAAGCGCCTTCCGCTTCCATCACATCTCCACCGACGAGGTCTACGGCGACCTGCATGGCGTCGACGATCTGTTCACCGAAACCACGCCTTACGCGCCCAGCTCACCCTATTCGGCCAGCAAAGCGGCGTCCGACCATCTGGTCCGCGCCTGGCAGCGCACCTACGGCTTGCCGGTGTTGCTGACCAATTGCTCGAACAACTACGGGCCGTTCCACTTCCCCGAAAAGCTGATTCCGCTGGTGATCCTCAACGCCTTGGCCGGCAAGCCTTTGCCTGTCTACGGTAACGGCCTGCAAGTGCGCGACTGGCTGTTTGTCGAGGATCACGCCCGGGCGCTGCTCAAAGTGGTCACCGAAGGCGTGGTCGGCGAGACCTACAACATTGGCGGTCACAACGAGCAAAAGAACATCGACGTGGTGCGTGGCATCTGCGCGTTGCTCGAAGAGTTGGCACCGAACAAGCCTGAAGGCGTGGCTCATTTCGCTGACCTGATTACCTTCGTCCAGGACCGGCCTGGCCACGACCTGCGCTACGCCATCGACGCGAGCAAGATCGAGCGCGAACTGGGCTGGGTGCCCGAAGAAACCTTCGAAACCGGCCTGCGCAAAACCGTTCAGTGGTACCTCGACAACCTGGAATGGTGCCGTCGCGTTCAGGATGGCAGTTATCAGGGTGAACGCCTGGGTGCCATCAATACCAAGGAGCTGCTCGCATGA
- the rfbA gene encoding glucose-1-phosphate thymidylyltransferase RfbA → MMKGIVLAGGSGTRLHPITLGVSKQLLPVYDKPMIYYPISVLMLAGIKDILLISTPQDLPQYRNLLGDGSQFGVNFSYAEQPSPDGLAQAFLIGEEFIGDDPVCLILGDNIFHGQHFGEQLKNAAMRPSGATVFGYWVKDPERFGVIDFDSEGRALSIEEKPKKPKSSYAVTGLYFYDNDVIEIAKAVKPSPRGELEITDVNNAYLQRGDLQVERFGRGFAWLDTGTHDSLLEASQYVQTIEHRQGLKVACLEEIAYENGWISRELLLERASYFGKTGYGQYLFKLAGEEQ, encoded by the coding sequence ATGATGAAAGGCATCGTTTTGGCCGGTGGCTCCGGCACGCGTCTGCACCCGATCACGCTTGGCGTCTCCAAGCAGCTGTTGCCGGTGTACGACAAACCGATGATCTACTACCCGATCTCGGTCCTGATGCTGGCCGGCATCAAAGATATTTTGCTGATCTCCACGCCTCAGGATTTGCCGCAATACCGCAACCTGCTGGGTGACGGCAGTCAGTTCGGCGTCAACTTCAGCTACGCCGAACAGCCGTCGCCGGACGGTTTGGCCCAGGCTTTCCTGATCGGCGAAGAATTTATTGGCGACGATCCGGTGTGCCTGATCCTCGGCGACAACATCTTCCATGGTCAGCACTTTGGCGAACAGTTGAAAAACGCGGCCATGCGCCCTTCCGGCGCCACCGTGTTTGGGTATTGGGTCAAGGATCCGGAGCGCTTCGGCGTGATTGATTTCGACAGCGAAGGCCGCGCCCTGTCGATCGAAGAGAAGCCGAAAAAGCCGAAGTCCAGCTATGCCGTGACCGGCCTGTATTTCTACGACAACGATGTGATCGAGATCGCCAAAGCGGTGAAGCCTTCGCCGCGCGGCGAGCTGGAGATCACTGACGTCAACAACGCTTACCTGCAACGCGGCGATCTGCAGGTCGAGCGCTTCGGTCGCGGGTTCGCCTGGCTCGACACCGGCACCCACGACAGCCTGCTCGAAGCCTCGCAATACGTGCAGACCATCGAGCACCGCCAAGGCCTGAAAGTCGCCTGCCTCGAAGAAATCGCCTACGAAAACGGCTGGATCAGCCGCGAGCTGTTGCTGGAGCGCGCCAGCTATTTCGGCAAGACCGGCTATGGCCAGTACCTCTTCAAACTGGCCGGGGAAGAACAATGA
- the rfbC gene encoding dTDP-4-dehydrorhamnose 3,5-epimerase, whose product MNVIETALPGVLIIEPKVFGDERGFFYESFNAKAFEEATGLDTQFVQDNHSRSQKGVLRGLHYQLENTQGKLVRVTVGEVLDVAVDIRRSSPNFGQWEAVRLSAENRRQLWVPEGFAHGFVVLSEFAEFLYKTTDYYTPSAERCIRWDDPTLAIDWQLDEAPKLSAKDQNGKSLKEADLFP is encoded by the coding sequence ATGAATGTGATTGAAACCGCCTTACCCGGCGTGCTGATCATTGAACCCAAGGTGTTCGGTGACGAGCGCGGTTTTTTCTACGAAAGCTTCAATGCCAAGGCGTTCGAAGAAGCGACCGGCCTGGACACGCAGTTTGTTCAGGATAACCACTCCCGCTCGCAGAAAGGCGTGCTGCGCGGCCTGCACTATCAGCTGGAAAATACCCAGGGGAAACTGGTGCGGGTAACCGTCGGCGAAGTGCTCGACGTCGCGGTGGACATCCGTCGCAGCTCGCCGAATTTCGGCCAGTGGGAAGCGGTGCGCCTGTCTGCAGAAAACCGTCGCCAACTCTGGGTGCCGGAAGGGTTCGCCCATGGGTTCGTGGTGCTGAGCGAATTCGCCGAGTTTCTCTATAAGACTACGGACTATTACACGCCGTCCGCCGAGCGTTGCATTCGCTGGGACGATCCGACGCTTGCCATCGACTGGCAACTGGACGAAGCGCCCAAACTGTCGGCCAAGGATCAGAACGGCAAAAGCCTGAAAGAGGCTGATCTGTTTCCATGA
- the rfbD gene encoding dTDP-4-dehydrorhamnose reductase: protein MKILICGQHGQVSRELQLRLGAVGEWVVLGRDQLDLAQPQQIRQQVQRVRPDLIINAAAHTAVDQAESEPALAFAINATGPGILAEEASALGIPLIHYSTDYVFDGSKAEPYNEADLPNPLGVYGKSKLAGEQAISAVQGQHLILRTSWVYSTHGRNFLLTMQRLLQEKPEMRIVADQIGAPTWAGTIASSTVALIERWQAGQAGAWGTYHLTAQGETSWFGFAQAIGQALRDQGKPCANLLPIPSSDYPTPAARPLNSRLDCSRLQREWGVSQPDWQTALRECLDEQA from the coding sequence ATGAAAATTCTTATCTGCGGTCAGCACGGTCAGGTTTCGCGTGAGTTGCAGCTTCGCCTGGGTGCTGTTGGCGAATGGGTTGTTTTGGGTCGCGATCAGCTCGATCTGGCTCAGCCGCAACAGATTCGTCAGCAAGTGCAGCGCGTTCGCCCGGACCTGATCATCAACGCGGCCGCTCACACCGCAGTCGATCAAGCTGAAAGCGAGCCGGCGTTGGCGTTTGCCATCAACGCGACCGGGCCGGGTATTTTGGCCGAAGAAGCGTCGGCGCTGGGTATCCCGCTGATTCACTACTCCACCGATTATGTCTTCGACGGCAGCAAAGCCGAGCCTTACAACGAAGCCGATTTGCCCAACCCGCTCGGCGTTTACGGCAAGAGCAAGCTGGCCGGCGAGCAAGCGATCAGCGCGGTACAAGGCCAGCACCTGATCCTGCGCACCAGTTGGGTCTACTCGACTCACGGTCGTAATTTCCTGCTGACCATGCAACGCCTGCTGCAAGAAAAGCCGGAGATGCGCATTGTCGCTGACCAGATCGGCGCGCCCACCTGGGCCGGCACGATCGCCAGCAGCACCGTCGCACTGATCGAACGCTGGCAAGCGGGACAGGCCGGGGCCTGGGGCACGTATCACTTGACCGCTCAGGGTGAGACTTCCTGGTTCGGTTTCGCCCAGGCCATCGGCCAGGCACTGCGGGATCAGGGCAAGCCTTGCGCAAACCTGCTACCGATCCCCTCCAGCGACTATCCGACGCCGGCCGCCCGGCCATTGAACTCGCGCCTGGATTGCAGCCGCCTGCAACGCGAATGGGGCGTCAGTCAGCCTGACTGGCAAACCGCGCTGCGCGAGTGTCTTGACGAGCAAGCCTAG
- a CDS encoding sensor histidine kinase encodes MTPTLPRRPRWRSLALLALCLAPLLWPLEHLAERYYRSELAGQNRQTLDLYVANLLGTLHRYEVLPQILGDLPALRAVLGAPDDSVTQGNANRLLKNISAQTGAEVMYLMDTTGKTLAASNWDKHDSFVGRNFSFRPYFSEAMAGRLGRFFGLGTTSAKRGYFFAAAVRNGEKIIGVLVVKVDLDHTESLWGKTPEQLLLTDHNGVVILTSRPEWRFRSTRPLSEEESKAITAIQPYPTRDPKPLRLNPNAWLTQTQQIAETGWNVSILAPRTLIDRPVRTVVAIGGATLLVLMLLLGLMMQRRRHYLERIAFEAKARRELEGRVAERTSDLEGLNRRLKQEVLEREHAQQELVRAQDDLVQAGKLSALGTMSASISHELNQPLAAIRSYAENAEVLLDHQRTDDARGNLKLISELTGRMASIIAHLRAFARRDRHAPESVALQPALDDALALLAKRRRSMEVELIRDLPAATLWVEAGETRLRQVLGNLLANALDALTEKGPPRKLWLSAQSTADGVTLYIRDNGPGFCMEALGRASEPFYTTKTRTQGLGLGLAICETLMRAFGGELSFANHKEGGALITLKLRAGAPGVSLQPSEDRSA; translated from the coding sequence ATGACTCCGACCCTTCCCCGCAGACCCCGCTGGCGCAGCCTCGCACTGCTTGCGCTGTGCCTGGCGCCGTTGCTGTGGCCGCTGGAGCATCTGGCCGAGCGTTACTACCGCAGCGAGCTGGCCGGGCAGAACCGTCAGACCCTCGACCTTTACGTTGCCAACCTGCTGGGCACGCTGCACCGTTATGAAGTGTTGCCGCAGATCCTCGGCGACCTGCCGGCCCTGCGCGCAGTGCTCGGGGCGCCGGATGACAGCGTCACCCAAGGCAATGCCAATCGCCTGTTGAAAAACATCAGCGCCCAGACCGGCGCCGAAGTCATGTACCTGATGGACACCACGGGCAAGACCCTGGCCGCATCGAACTGGGACAAACACGACAGTTTCGTCGGCCGCAATTTTTCCTTCCGTCCGTATTTCAGCGAAGCCATGGCCGGACGGCTCGGGCGCTTTTTCGGCTTAGGCACCACGTCAGCCAAGCGCGGCTATTTCTTCGCCGCCGCCGTGCGCAACGGCGAGAAAATCATCGGCGTACTGGTGGTCAAGGTCGACCTGGACCACACCGAAAGCCTGTGGGGTAAAACCCCGGAACAACTGCTGCTGACCGACCATAACGGTGTGGTCATCCTCACGTCGCGGCCTGAGTGGCGATTCCGCTCGACCCGGCCCTTGAGCGAAGAAGAAAGCAAAGCGATCACTGCGATCCAGCCGTACCCGACCCGCGATCCGAAACCATTGAGGCTCAACCCCAACGCCTGGCTGACTCAAACCCAGCAGATCGCCGAAACCGGCTGGAACGTCAGCATCCTCGCCCCCCGCACCCTGATCGACCGCCCGGTGCGTACCGTTGTCGCCATTGGCGGCGCGACGTTGCTGGTCTTGATGTTGCTGCTCGGCCTGATGATGCAGCGCCGCCGCCATTACCTCGAACGCATCGCCTTCGAAGCCAAGGCGCGGCGCGAGCTGGAAGGCCGGGTCGCCGAGCGGACCAGTGACCTCGAAGGCCTCAACCGTCGATTGAAACAGGAAGTGCTGGAGCGCGAACATGCCCAGCAGGAACTGGTGCGCGCCCAGGACGACTTGGTGCAGGCCGGCAAGTTGTCGGCGCTGGGGACGATGTCGGCGAGCATCAGCCACGAATTGAATCAACCGTTGGCCGCCATTCGCAGCTACGCGGAAAACGCCGAAGTGCTGCTCGATCATCAGCGCACCGACGATGCCCGCGGCAACCTCAAGCTGATCAGCGAACTGACCGGACGCATGGCGTCGATCATTGCTCATTTGCGCGCCTTCGCCCGGCGCGATCGCCATGCGCCGGAAAGTGTCGCCCTGCAACCAGCGCTGGATGACGCCCTGGCGTTGCTGGCCAAGCGTCGGCGCAGCATGGAAGTCGAACTGATCCGCGATTTGCCGGCGGCCACGTTGTGGGTCGAGGCCGGGGAAACCCGTCTGCGCCAGGTGCTCGGCAACCTGTTGGCCAACGCGCTGGACGCGCTGACCGAAAAAGGCCCGCCGCGTAAACTCTGGTTGAGTGCCCAATCCACCGCGGACGGCGTCACGCTGTACATTCGCGACAACGGCCCCGGCTTCTGCATGGAAGCCCTTGGTCGCGCCAGCGAGCCCTTCTACACCACCAAGACCCGCACCCAGGGGCTTGGCCTGGGGTTGGCGATTTGCGAAACCCTGATGCGCGCCTTCGGCGGTGAACTGTCGTTCGCCAACCACAAGGAAGGCGGCGCCCTGATTACCCTGAAGTTGCGCGCAGGCGCACCGGGTGTGAGCCTGCAACCGTCCGAGGACCGAAGTGCATGA
- a CDS encoding sigma-54-dependent transcriptional regulator codes for MTIDNRVQVVLIDDDPHLRQALSQTLDLAGLKILPLAEAKGLAGQLERDWPGVVVSDIRMPGMDGLELLTELHAQDPELPVLLITGHGDVPLAVQAMRAGAYDFLEKPFASDALLDSVRRALALRRLVLDNRSLRLALSDRNELSTRLVGQSAPMLRLREQIGALAATKADVLILGETGAGKEVVARALHDLSSRRSGPFVAINAGALAESVVESELFGHEPGAFTGAQKRRIGKFEFANGGTLFLDEIESMSLDVQVKLLRLLQERVVERLGGNQLIPLDIRIIAATKEDLRQSADQGRFRADLYYRLNVAPLRIPPLRERGEDALVLFQYFADEASARHGLPPHELQPGQRALLLRHTWPGNVRELQNAAERFALGLELALDNNTPQGAAGMTVEVVSGGLSEQVENFEKSLIAAELARSHSSVRSLAEALGIPRKTLHDKLRKHGLNFADGGSSSHTDELD; via the coding sequence ATGACCATCGATAACCGTGTCCAGGTCGTGCTGATCGACGACGATCCCCACCTGCGCCAGGCTTTGAGCCAGACGCTGGACCTGGCGGGCCTGAAAATCCTGCCACTGGCCGAAGCCAAGGGCCTGGCCGGGCAACTGGAGCGCGACTGGCCCGGCGTGGTGGTCAGCGACATCCGCATGCCGGGCATGGACGGCCTCGAACTGCTGACCGAACTGCATGCCCAGGACCCTGAGTTGCCCGTGTTGCTGATCACCGGCCACGGCGATGTGCCGCTGGCCGTGCAAGCGATGCGTGCCGGGGCGTATGACTTCCTGGAAAAACCCTTCGCCAGCGACGCGCTGCTGGACAGCGTTCGCCGCGCCTTGGCCCTGCGCCGACTGGTTCTGGATAACCGCAGCCTGCGTCTGGCCCTGAGCGATCGCAATGAACTGAGCACCCGCCTGGTCGGGCAATCGGCGCCGATGCTGCGCTTGCGCGAGCAAATTGGTGCGCTGGCGGCGACCAAGGCTGACGTGCTGATTCTTGGCGAAACCGGTGCCGGCAAAGAAGTCGTGGCCCGCGCGCTGCACGATTTGTCGAGCCGACGTAGCGGTCCGTTTGTAGCGATCAACGCCGGGGCCTTGGCTGAGTCTGTGGTGGAAAGCGAGCTGTTCGGTCACGAGCCGGGGGCCTTCACCGGCGCGCAAAAGCGTCGCATCGGCAAATTCGAATTCGCCAACGGCGGCACGTTGTTTCTCGATGAAATCGAAAGCATGAGCCTGGATGTGCAGGTGAAACTGCTGCGCTTGCTTCAGGAGCGCGTGGTCGAGCGTTTGGGCGGCAATCAACTGATCCCGTTGGACATCCGCATCATCGCCGCGACCAAGGAAGACCTGCGTCAATCCGCCGATCAAGGGCGCTTCCGGGCCGACTTGTATTACCGCCTGAACGTCGCGCCGCTGCGTATTCCGCCGCTGCGTGAGCGCGGCGAAGACGCGCTGGTGCTGTTCCAGTATTTCGCCGACGAAGCCAGCGCCCGCCATGGCTTGCCGCCCCATGAACTGCAACCGGGGCAACGCGCCCTGCTGCTGCGCCACACCTGGCCGGGCAACGTGCGTGAACTGCAAAACGCCGCCGAACGTTTTGCCCTGGGCCTGGAACTGGCCCTGGACAACAACACACCGCAGGGCGCTGCCGGCATGACCGTCGAAGTGGTCAGCGGCGGCCTGAGCGAGCAAGTGGAAAACTTCGAGAAATCGTTGATTGCCGCCGAACTGGCGCGCTCTCACAGCTCGGTGCGCAGCCTCGCCGAGGCCCTCGGCATTCCGCGCAAGACTCTGCACGACAAACTGCGCAAGCACGGCCTGAACTTCGCCGACGGTGGCTCCAGCAGCCACACCGACGAACTCGATTGA
- a CDS encoding YiiD C-terminal domain-containing protein — MSRDSRHLESVLHRDIPLTRDMGLKVLDWHDQQLRLHLPLEANVNHKSTMFGGSLYCGAVLAGWGWLHLRLHEEGIEGGHIVIQEGHITYPLPVTMDAIAICQAPSAVVWKKFLAMYQRYGRARLALHSRIVNADSDEDAVRFTGQYVLHR; from the coding sequence ATGAGCCGCGACAGTCGTCACCTGGAATCAGTCCTCCACCGCGATATTCCGTTGACCCGGGACATGGGCCTCAAAGTGCTCGACTGGCACGACCAGCAACTGCGACTGCACTTGCCGCTGGAGGCCAACGTCAATCACAAAAGCACCATGTTCGGCGGCAGCCTGTACTGCGGCGCGGTGCTGGCAGGTTGGGGCTGGCTGCATTTGCGCTTGCACGAAGAAGGGATTGAAGGCGGGCACATTGTGATTCAGGAAGGGCACATCACTTATCCGCTGCCGGTGACCATGGACGCGATTGCGATTTGCCAGGCGCCGAGCGCCGTGGTGTGGAAGAAGTTTCTGGCGATGTATCAGCGCTATGGACGGGCGCGGCTGGCGTTGCATTCGCGGATCGTCAATGCCGATAGTGATGAGGATGCGGTGAGGTTTACCGGGCAGTACGTCTTGCACCGTTAA
- the cysQ gene encoding 3'(2'),5'-bisphosphate nucleotidase CysQ, with protein MTFPHPLMAPVIELALKAGEAILPFWRIGTAVTAKADDSPVTAADLAAHHLILDGLTALDPSIPVLSEEDANIPQSVRAGWQRWWLVDPLDGTKEFISGSEEFTVNIALIEEGRVVFGVVSMPTNGRFYVGGAGLGAWRGDQGAEALPIQVREIPAAGEAFTVVASRRHSSPEQERLLAGLSASLGELQLANIGSSLKFCLLAEGAADCYPRLAPTSQWDTAAAQGVLEGAGGEVLDLSGKPFCYPARESLLNEFFLALPAKAAWREKLLELARS; from the coding sequence ATGACGTTCCCGCATCCATTGATGGCGCCTGTGATTGAGCTGGCGTTGAAGGCTGGCGAAGCGATTTTGCCGTTCTGGCGCATCGGCACGGCGGTGACCGCCAAGGCTGACGATTCGCCCGTCACCGCAGCCGATCTGGCCGCCCACCATCTGATCCTGGACGGACTGACGGCACTGGACCCGAGTATTCCGGTGCTGTCCGAAGAAGACGCCAACATTCCCCAAAGCGTGCGAGCCGGCTGGCAGCGTTGGTGGCTGGTGGACCCGTTGGACGGGACCAAGGAGTTCATCTCCGGCAGCGAAGAGTTCACCGTCAACATCGCGCTGATCGAGGAGGGCCGGGTGGTGTTTGGCGTGGTGTCGATGCCGACCAACGGGCGGTTTTATGTCGGTGGTGCCGGTCTGGGCGCGTGGCGCGGTGATCAAGGTGCCGAGGCGTTGCCGATTCAGGTTCGTGAGATTCCTGCTGCGGGCGAGGCGTTTACCGTGGTCGCCAGCCGCCGGCATTCAAGCCCCGAGCAGGAACGTTTGCTGGCCGGTTTGAGCGCCAGTCTGGGTGAGTTGCAACTGGCTAATATCGGCAGTTCGTTGAAGTTCTGTTTGCTGGCTGAAGGGGCGGCGGATTGTTATCCGCGCCTGGCGCCGACCTCGCAGTGGGACACGGCGGCGGCCCAAGGTGTGCTGGAAGGGGCGGGTGGTGAAGTGCTGGATTTGAGCGGGAAGCCTTTTTGTTATCCGGCGCGGGAATCGTTGCTGAATGAGTTTTTTCTGGCGCTGCCGGCGAAGGCTGCGTGGCGAGAGAAGTTACTGGAACTGGCCCGATCCTGA